A part of Cannabis sativa cultivar Pink pepper isolate KNU-18-1 chromosome 6, ASM2916894v1, whole genome shotgun sequence genomic DNA contains:
- the LOC115725579 gene encoding cyclic nucleotide-gated ion channel 17, producing the protein MEFKKEKLVRFRSDGNQQKESVWGHHGPQWLDRSSSTYKVPSSSLLESNGGVLGGKIKLSDTFKIGRSKVFPEDHEPWRNRILDPGGEIMLQWNRVFIVSCLVALFVDPLYFYLPVVGGNENSACVKTDFNLRIVATCFRTLADIFYLLHVIIKFRTAYVAPNTRVFGRGELVMDPKKIARRYLRSDFFIDLIATLPLPQIVIWFIIPATRSARTDHNNNALALIVLLQYVPRLYLIFPLSSQIIKATGVVTKTAWAGAAYNLLLYMLASHVLGAAWYLLSVDRYTSCWKSFCRKEGIGSCDLYYLDCDSLNGNKRMSWANATSVFNNCKPDTKKFKYGIFENAVAKKVVSSNFIEKYFYCLWWGLQNLSSYGQNLATSTFIGETLFAILIAILGLVLFSHLIGNMQTYLQSITVRLEEWRLKRRDTEEWMRHRQLPEDLRRRVRRFVQYKWLATRGVDEESILRGLPADLSRDIQRHLCLDLVRRVPFFSQMDDQLLDAICERLVSSLSTAGTYIVREGDPVTEMLFIIRGTLDSSTTNGGRTGFFNSITLRPGDFCGEELLSWALLPKSTLNLPSSTRTVKALNEVEAFALRAEDLKFVANQFRRLHSKKLQHTFRFYSHHWRTWAACFIQAAWRRYKKRKLTKDLSMKESFAREEQVAYESEQEEEEREGEEEEEGEEEYSRRANTSKTKMNLGVTILASRFAANTRRGAQKVKDEMPKLRKPEEPDFSTEPDDE; encoded by the exons GTTCCGTTCGGATGGGAATCAGCAAAAGGAATCTGTGTGGGGTCATCATGGTCCTCAGTGGCTTGATAGGTCATCATCTACATATAAGGTTCCATCATCTTCATTACTGGAATCCAATGGTGGAGTTCTTGGGGGTAAAATTAAACTTTCTGATACTTTCAAAATAGGTAGGTCTAAAGTATTTCCAGAAGATCACGAGCCTTGGCGCAACAGAATTCTTGACCCAGGTGGTGAGATCATGTTGCAATGGAACCGGGTTTTCATTGTTTCGTGTTTAGTGGCACTTTTTGTTGACCCACTGTATTTTTACTTGCCTGTGGTGGGAGGGAATGAAAACTCAGCATGTGTGAAAACAGACTTTAATTTACGGATTGTTGCAACTTGCTTTAGGACTCTTGCggacatattttatttattgcaCGTGATTATAAAGTTCCGAACGGCTTATGTTGCTCCTAACACTCGAGTGTTTGGGAGGGGTGAGCTTGTGATGGACCCAAAGAAGATTGCTCGTAGGTACCTGAGATCTGATTTCTTTATAGACCTCATTGCTACATTGCCTCTGCCTCAG ATTGTCATATGGTTTATTATACCAGCAACAAGAAGTGCTCGAACTGATCATAACAACAATGCCCTCGCACTAATTGTTCTGCTTCAATATGTTCCGCGGTTATATCTGATTTTTCCATTAAGCTCACAAATAATCAAAGCAACCGGAGTGGTCACAAAGACTGCCTGGGCAGGCGCTGCATATAATCTGCTGTTGTACATGTTGGCTAGTCAT GTTCTAGGGGCAGCGTGGTATTTGCTATCGGTTGATCGGTATACCTCTTGCTGGAAATCCTTTTGTCGAAAGGAAGGCATTGGGAGTTGTGATTTGTATTATTTAGATTGTGATTCCTTAAATGGAAACAAGCGCATGAGTTGGGCAAATGCTACAAGTGTGTTTAATAACTGCAAGCCAGATACTAAAAAGTTCAAATATGGCATATTTGAAAATGCAGTGGCAAAAAAAGTTGTTTCATCAAACTTCATTGAAAAGTATTTCTATTGTTTATGGTGGGGCTTACAGAATTTGAG CTCATATGGGCAGAATTTGGCGACAAGTACATTTATAGGAGAGACGTTATTTGCCATTCTCATTGCCATTTTGGGTCTTGTATTGTTTTCCCATTTGATCGGGAATATGCAG ACCTATCTGCAATCGATCACTGTGAGGCTCGAGGAGTGGAGGCTTAAACGAAGAGACACTGAGGAATGGATGAGGCATCGTCAACTCCCCGAAGATTTAAGACGGCGTGTTAGGCGTTTTGTTCAATACAAGTGGCTTGCAACTCGTGGGGTTGATGAAGAATCCATCCTTCGTGGATTACCTGCTGATCTTAGTCGGGATATTCAACGTCATCTGTGCTTAGATTTAGTTCGTCGG GTACCTTTCTTTTCACAGATGGATGATCAATTGCTCGATGCAATCTGTGAACGACTAGTATCCTCCCTAAGCACTGCTGGAACCTACATTGTTCGTGAGGGTGACCCTGTTACCGAGATGCTTTTCATCATTAGAGGTACACTGGATAGTTCTACTACCAATGGAGGTCGAACTGGTTTCTTCAATTCAATCACATTGAGACCAGGGGATTTTTGTGGAGAGGAATTACTGTCATGGGCTTTGCTTCCTAAATCTACCTTAAACTTGCCTTCTTCAACTAGAACAGTCAAAGCACTGAATGAAGTTGAAGCTTTTGCATTACGAGCTGAAGATCTCAAATTCGTTGCCAACCAATTTAGGCGCCTACATAGCAAGAAGCTTCAGCACACCTTCCGATTTTACTCCCACCATTGGAGAACATGGGCTGCTTGCTTTATTCAGGCTGCTTGGCGTCGGTACAAGAAAAGGAAGCTTACAAAGGATCTAAGCATGAAGGAATCATTTGCTAGGGAAGAGCAAGTAGCCTATGAGAgtgaacaagaagaagaagaacgagaaggagaagaagaagaagaaggagaggaAGAATATTCTAGACGTGCAAATACTTCAAAGACGAAAATGAATCTTGGTGTTACGATATTGGCCTCAAGGTTTGCTGCTAACACCAGAAGAGGAGCTCAAAAGGTAAAGGATGAGATGCCAAAGTTACGAAAACCTGAAGAACCAGACTTTTCGACTGAACCTGATGACGAGTAG